The stretch of DNA CTCGTCGAGCCTCTCGGACTTGgtgtcgccgcgccgccgcatccgccCCAGCGCGCAGCAGTCCGGTATCCGCGACGAGCCGTTGTGGCGCATCGCGCACAGGATGTGCCGGCAGGGGAGGCCCTCGCGCTCCATCTTCCGGCAGCTGCACCTGACGGCCTCGCCGGCGGAGCACTCCACGTGGAAGAGCACGCCCCGGCGCTGCCTGAACACCACCGTGTAGACCTTCTTCCCGAACGTCGGGTGGCCCCTGGCCATCGCCTCCACGACCTCGAAGCTGTCGATCATCTTGATCTCCTCGCGCAGGAGGTAGAAGTTGGCCGGCGTGAACCAGCGCGCGGCGCTCTCCTCCAGGCGCCGGTGCCCGGTGGTGAGCTCCACCCgggaccggtcggcctcggcgtCGAGCGCGGCGATGTCGCGGCGCAGGCCGTAGGCGCAGGCGTCGGCGTGCCGCAGCAGGTCGGGCAGCGACATGGCCCCGTGGAGGCCCGTGTGCAGGCGCGTGGCGAGGCACTCCGCCCTCTGGTCGCTCGCCATACCGAGGAAGAACTTGTCGTGGACGAACATGCCGTCCAGCCAGCGCTGGTTCCCGGCGGTCCGGTGCTTCGCCATGAATCCGTACCACCGCTCCTCGAACGCCGCCGGGGAGCACGCGTCGCACATCAGGGACCTGAACTCGTTCCGGGTCGacgcgccgtggaggtgctccTCGATGGCCTGCTCCACGTGCCACGAGCAGATCCGGTGGTTGGAGTCCGGGAGCACGATCTTGACGGCCGCGAccaccgcgtcgccgccgtcggtgATCACCGACTTGGGCCTCTCGTGGACGGGCGTCAGGAAGACGCGCAGCAGCCAGACGCACGAGTCGAGGGACTGGTCGGAGATGATGCCGCAGCCGAAGAGCGTGGGAGTGCGGTGGTGGCTCAGCCCGACGAAGGGGACGAACGGCATGCCGTAATTGTTGGTCCGGTACGTGGTGTCGAAGACGACGACGTCGCCGTGGAAGAGGTAGCCGAGG from Panicum virgatum strain AP13 chromosome 9K, P.virgatum_v5, whole genome shotgun sequence encodes:
- the LOC120647783 gene encoding protein FAR-RED IMPAIRED RESPONSE 1-like produces the protein MAPPQIDRAESDAVLQELRRREDEDDCENFHHYELDAEHRLKNLFWADVDSRLGYLFHGDVVVFDTTYRTNNYGMPFVPFVGLSHHRTPTLFGCGIISDQSLDSCVWLLRVFLTPVHERPKSVITDGGDAVVAAVKIVLPDSNHRICSWHVEQAIEEHLHGASTRNEFRSLMCDACSPAAFEERWYGFMAKHRTAGNQRWLDGMFVHDKFFLGMASDQRAECLATRLHTGLHGAMSLPDLLRHADACAYGLRRDIAALDAEADRSRVELTTGHRRLEESAARWFTPANFYLLREEIKMIDSFEVVEAMARGHPTFGKKVYTVVFRQRRGVLFHVECSAGEAVRCSCRKMEREGLPCRHILCAMRHNGSSRIPDCCALGRMRRRGDTKSERLDEMEELGRQVFDLASEDAHEFKEFLEGWLDDRNAGLRGSGAIDVVDSNAAEDADSVTPEAKKTKLIEG